The following proteins come from a genomic window of Streptococcus oralis:
- a CDS encoding Asp23/Gls24 family envelope stress response protein codes for MTVKINTKDGQIELTDEVIATVVGGAATEIFGVVGMASKNTLKDNFQALLGKENYAKGVVVKAAEDGSIAVDVYTVLSYGTKISEVSKNIQERVRFSLENQLGITAQTVNVYIQNIKVVGE; via the coding sequence ATGACTGTAAAAATTAATACAAAAGATGGTCAAATCGAACTAACAGATGAAGTGATTGCAACCGTTGTAGGCGGTGCAGCAACTGAGATTTTTGGTGTGGTCGGTATGGCTAGCAAAAATACCCTCAAAGATAATTTCCAAGCCCTCCTTGGTAAGGAAAATTATGCAAAAGGTGTTGTCGTAAAAGCAGCCGAAGATGGCAGTATTGCAGTTGATGTTTATACCGTGTTGAGCTACGGAACAAAGATTAGTGAAGTCTCAAAAAACATCCAAGAGCGTGTTCGTTTTAGTTTGGAAAACCAACTAGGAATCACCGCTCAGACTGTGAATGTCTACATTCAAAATATCAAAGTTGTAGGAGAATAA
- a CDS encoding LiaF transmembrane domain-containing protein: MKKKAFGIVLLVLAALVLLQGNFGIPSFGGQIWPLIGIGFFAYQSVEAILRRHFTSASFTALVALMIANHFYDILPIPNQSLFWAGVLIVLGVGMLTNSNKTWNEKKWWYDAEKTILTEKEVSFGSGTFYKQDQDLVEDQFEVSCGNAKIYYDNAEMLGDSATLKVEVSLGNAVIYVPQHWRVDLKVETSCGVAKADAPVAPTSKTLIIRGEVAFGKLEVVYVK; this comes from the coding sequence ATGAAAAAGAAAGCATTTGGTATTGTGTTGCTAGTATTGGCAGCTTTAGTATTATTACAGGGGAATTTTGGAATCCCTTCATTTGGAGGGCAGATTTGGCCCTTGATTGGTATTGGATTTTTTGCCTATCAATCAGTTGAGGCAATCCTTCGTCGTCATTTCACTTCAGCCTCCTTTACAGCCCTAGTAGCCCTCATGATTGCTAATCATTTTTATGACATTTTACCGATTCCCAATCAATCACTGTTCTGGGCGGGAGTGCTAATAGTTCTCGGAGTTGGCATGTTGACTAATTCGAACAAAACATGGAACGAGAAAAAATGGTGGTATGACGCTGAAAAGACCATTCTAACAGAAAAGGAAGTTTCCTTTGGTAGTGGAACTTTTTACAAACAGGACCAAGACTTGGTAGAAGACCAGTTTGAAGTTAGCTGTGGAAATGCCAAGATTTATTATGACAATGCAGAGATGTTAGGCGATAGTGCAACCTTGAAGGTAGAAGTCAGTTTAGGGAATGCAGTTATCTATGTGCCCCAACACTGGAGAGTGGACCTGAAGGTGGAGACTTCTTGTGGAGTAGCCAAGGCAGATGCTCCTGTAGCCCCAACCAGCAAAACCTTGATTATCCGTGGAGAGGTAGCTTTTGGTAAATTAGAAGTTGTCTACGTCAAATAA
- the rpmB gene encoding 50S ribosomal protein L28 has product MAKVCYFTGRKTVSGNNRSHAMNQTKRAVKPNLQKVTVLIDGKPKKVWASARALKSGKVERV; this is encoded by the coding sequence ATGGCTAAAGTATGTTACTTTACAGGTCGTAAGACTGTATCAGGAAACAACCGTTCACACGCGATGAACCAAACAAAACGTGCCGTAAAACCAAACCTTCAAAAAGTTACTGTTCTTATCGATGGTAAACCTAAAAAAGTTTGGGCTTCAGCTCGTGCTTTGAAATCAGGTAAAGTTGAACGCGTTTAA
- the fusA gene encoding elongation factor G, producing MAREFSLEKTRNIGIMAHVDAGKTTTTERILYYTGKIHKIGETHEGASQMDWMEQEQERGITITSAATTAQWNNHRVNIIDTPGHVDFTIEVQRSLRVLDGAVTVLDSQSGVEPQTETVWRQATEYGVPRIVFANKMDKIGADFLYSVSTLHDRLQANAHPIQLPIGAEDDFRGIIDLIKMKAEIYTNDLGTDILEEDIPAEYLEQAQEYREKLIEAVAETDEELMMKYLEGEEITNEELKAGIRKATINVEFFPVLCGSAFKNKGVQLMLDAVIDYLPSPLDIPAIKGINPDTDEEETRPASDEEPFAALAFKIMTDPFVGRLTFFRVYSGVLQSGSYVLNTSKGKRERIGRILQMHANSRQEIDTVYSGDIAAAVGLKDTTTGDSLTDEKAKIILESINVPEPVIQLMVEPKSKADQDKMGIALQKLAEEDPTFRVETNVETGETVISGMGELHLDVLVDRMRREFKVEANVGAPQVSYRETFRASTQARGFFKRQSGGKGQFGDVWIEFTPNEEGKGFEFENAIVGGVVPREFIPAVEKGLVESMANGVLAGYPMVDVKAKLYDGSYHDVDSSETAFKIAASLALKEAAKSAQPAILEPMMLVTITVPEENLGDVMGHVTARRGRVDGMEAHGNSQIVRAYVPLAEMFGYATVLRSASQGRGTFMMVFDHYEDVPKSVQEEIIKKNKGED from the coding sequence ATGGCACGCGAATTTTCACTTGAAAAAACTCGTAATATCGGTATCATGGCTCACGTCGATGCCGGTAAAACAACAACTACTGAGCGTATTCTTTACTACACTGGTAAAATCCACAAAATCGGTGAAACTCACGAAGGTGCGTCACAAATGGACTGGATGGAGCAAGAGCAAGAACGTGGTATCACTATCACATCTGCTGCGACAACAGCTCAATGGAACAACCACCGCGTAAACATCATCGACACACCAGGACACGTGGACTTCACAATCGAAGTACAACGTTCTCTTCGTGTATTGGACGGTGCGGTTACTGTTCTTGACTCACAATCAGGTGTTGAGCCTCAAACTGAAACAGTTTGGCGTCAAGCAACTGAGTACGGAGTTCCGCGTATCGTATTTGCCAACAAAATGGACAAAATCGGTGCTGACTTCCTTTACTCAGTAAGCACACTTCACGATCGTCTTCAAGCAAATGCACACCCAATTCAATTGCCAATCGGTGCTGAAGATGACTTCCGTGGTATCATCGACTTGATCAAGATGAAAGCTGAAATCTATACAAACGACCTTGGTACAGATATTCTTGAAGAGGATATTCCAGCTGAATATCTTGAACAAGCACAAGAATACCGTGAAAAATTGATCGAAGCAGTTGCCGAGACTGACGAAGAATTGATGATGAAATACCTCGAAGGTGAAGAAATCACTAACGAAGAATTGAAAGCTGGTATCCGTAAAGCGACTATCAACGTTGAATTCTTCCCAGTATTGTGTGGATCAGCCTTCAAGAACAAAGGTGTTCAATTGATGCTTGATGCGGTTATCGACTACCTTCCAAGCCCACTTGATATCCCAGCAATCAAAGGTATCAACCCAGATACAGATGAAGAAGAAACTCGTCCAGCATCTGACGAAGAGCCATTCGCAGCTCTTGCCTTCAAGATCATGACTGACCCATTCGTAGGTCGTTTGACATTCTTCCGTGTATACTCAGGTGTTCTTCAATCAGGTTCTTACGTATTGAACACTTCTAAAGGCAAACGTGAACGTATCGGACGTATCCTTCAAATGCACGCTAACAGCCGTCAAGAAATTGACACTGTTTACTCAGGTGATATCGCTGCTGCCGTTGGTTTGAAAGATACTACAACTGGTGACTCATTGACAGATGAAAAAGCTAAAATCATCCTTGAGTCAATCAACGTTCCAGAACCAGTTATCCAATTGATGGTTGAGCCAAAATCTAAAGCAGACCAAGACAAGATGGGTATTGCCCTTCAAAAATTGGCTGAAGAAGATCCAACATTCCGCGTTGAAACAAACGTTGAAACTGGTGAAACAGTTATCTCAGGTATGGGTGAACTTCACCTTGACGTCCTTGTTGACCGTATGCGTCGTGAGTTCAAGGTTGAAGCGAACGTAGGTGCTCCTCAAGTATCTTACCGTGAAACATTCCGCGCTTCTACTCAAGCACGTGGATTCTTCAAACGTCAGTCTGGTGGTAAAGGTCAATTCGGTGATGTATGGATTGAATTTACTCCAAACGAAGAAGGTAAAGGATTCGAATTCGAAAACGCAATCGTCGGTGGTGTGGTTCCTCGTGAATTTATCCCAGCGGTTGAAAAAGGTTTGGTAGAATCTATGGCTAACGGTGTTCTTGCAGGTTACCCAATGGTTGACGTTAAAGCTAAACTTTACGATGGTTCATACCACGATGTCGACTCATCTGAAACTGCCTTCAAGATTGCGGCTTCACTTGCCCTTAAAGAAGCTGCTAAATCAGCACAACCAGCTATCCTTGAGCCAATGATGCTTGTAACCATCACTGTTCCAGAAGAAAACCTTGGTGATGTTATGGGTCACGTAACTGCTCGTCGTGGACGTGTAGATGGTATGGAAGCACACGGTAACAGCCAAATTGTTCGTGCTTACGTTCCACTTGCTGAAATGTTCGGTTACGCAACAGTTCTTCGTTCTGCATCTCAAGGACGTGGTACATTCATGATGGTATTTGACCATTACGAAGATGTACCTAAGTCAGTACAAGAAGAAATCATTAAGAAAAACAAAGGTGAAGACTAA
- a CDS encoding ABC transporter permease, whose product MKNMTSLMKVEIILMKRQAVYYLLSIGLPSVFYLIFSGMMSGSDIPEIALQAYLFAMTLFSIMSSAFFSIPSTLESDKTNNWQKLIQHSPVSMVEYYVSKLFSTLLTFLLSITVVFSVGHFVRGVTLPWLDWMVIGAILLIGSVVFISMGVLVSLLPSAQLMTVVGNIAYIALAVLGGLWFPLDSFPEWLQSIGKLTPTYQLMQVVSTYLEHHEFNILSALVVLGYTVFFGVLVIQLKKRIEVK is encoded by the coding sequence ATGAAAAATATGACAAGTCTCATGAAAGTGGAAATCATTCTGATGAAACGGCAAGCAGTCTACTACTTGCTATCCATCGGACTTCCAAGTGTGTTTTACCTTATCTTTTCTGGTATGATGTCAGGGTCAGATATTCCAGAAATTGCTCTTCAAGCCTATCTTTTTGCCATGACGCTCTTTAGTATCATGTCAAGTGCTTTTTTCAGTATCCCAAGCACACTCGAGTCTGATAAGACAAACAACTGGCAAAAATTGATTCAACATTCTCCCGTATCTATGGTAGAATATTATGTATCAAAACTGTTCAGTACCCTACTGACTTTCTTGTTATCAATTACAGTTGTCTTTTCAGTTGGTCATTTTGTCCGTGGAGTGACTCTGCCTTGGCTTGACTGGATGGTAATTGGTGCTATTTTGCTGATCGGAAGCGTGGTCTTTATCAGCATGGGGGTCTTGGTGAGCTTGCTACCCAGTGCTCAACTGATGACGGTTGTTGGAAATATTGCCTATATTGCTTTGGCTGTTCTAGGTGGACTGTGGTTCCCCTTGGATTCCTTCCCAGAATGGCTCCAATCTATTGGAAAGCTGACTCCAACCTATCAACTGATGCAGGTCGTCTCTACTTATTTGGAACACCATGAATTTAATATTCTTTCTGCCTTGGTTGTGCTAGGCTATACAGTTTTCTTTGGTGTACTGGTAATCCAGCTGAAAAAAAGGATTGAGGTAAAATAA
- a CDS encoding sensor histidine kinase, protein MLEKFKNIHYMFHISIVFIIFPIAGVIVGDYPLLTLLWTLLFVLAFYSVLISQNRTVQWLAWWIMLAYIFYSSIWLNASFAWFIFYLSNLLIYELDEVSFHSWRFVSFVVLQPMILTGISMVGQVSPWHLLFFLVTFIVSDALTFGLYRIQVSEQIKEEKMKQNAKLSFFLAENERSRIGQDLHDSLGHTFAMLSVKTDLALQLLQMQAYPQVEKELKEIHQISKESMNEVRTIIENLKTRTLASEFATVKKMLEIAGIETEINHQLDTASLTQELESTASMILLELVTNIIKHAKASKAYLKLERTEKELILTVRDDGCGFASLKGDELHTVRDRVLPFSGEVKVISQKCPTEVQVRLPYKERN, encoded by the coding sequence ATGTTGGAAAAATTTAAAAACATTCATTATATGTTTCATATTTCAATTGTGTTTATCATCTTTCCTATAGCGGGTGTCATCGTTGGAGATTACCCGCTTTTAACCTTGCTATGGACCCTACTATTTGTCCTTGCCTTCTACTCGGTTTTAATCAGTCAGAATCGCACCGTGCAGTGGCTAGCTTGGTGGATTATGCTTGCCTACATTTTTTACAGTTCCATCTGGCTAAATGCGAGCTTCGCTTGGTTTATCTTTTATTTATCTAATCTCCTTATTTATGAGCTGGATGAGGTTTCTTTCCACTCTTGGCGTTTTGTCAGTTTTGTTGTCTTACAACCGATGATTTTAACTGGAATCTCTATGGTTGGTCAAGTTAGTCCCTGGCACCTCCTCTTTTTCTTGGTGACCTTTATCGTTTCTGATGCCTTGACCTTCGGTCTTTATCGGATTCAGGTATCTGAACAGATAAAAGAAGAAAAGATGAAACAAAATGCCAAGCTCAGTTTTTTCTTGGCTGAAAATGAACGCAGTCGTATCGGCCAGGATCTCCATGACAGTCTAGGCCATACTTTTGCTATGTTGAGTGTGAAGACGGATCTTGCCCTCCAACTTCTTCAAATGCAGGCCTATCCTCAAGTGGAAAAAGAATTAAAAGAAATTCATCAGATCAGTAAAGAATCCATGAACGAAGTTCGTACCATCATTGAAAATCTCAAAACCAGAACACTTGCCTCCGAGTTTGCGACTGTTAAAAAAATGCTAGAAATTGCAGGAATTGAAACGGAAATCAATCACCAATTAGATACTGCTAGCTTAACTCAGGAATTAGAATCAACGGCCTCCATGATTTTACTTGAGTTAGTGACCAACATCATCAAACATGCCAAAGCATCGAAAGCTTACTTGAAATTAGAACGAACTGAGAAAGAACTCATTCTAACAGTGAGAGATGATGGATGTGGCTTTGCTTCTTTAAAAGGAGATGAGCTCCATACCGTTCGAGATCGTGTCCTTCCATTTTCGGGAGAGGTAAAGGTGATCAGTCAGAAGTGTCCAACAGAAGTGCAAGTACGACTACCTTATAAGGAGAGAAACTAA
- a CDS encoding phosphatase PAP2 family protein, with the protein MKNYQEWYRNINSRLTSHPTLLFLLRSFNRLMTVAMPLVYLILLVTTCLKLELGQQVGVYVLIPASGFVVLSLFRKKINHPRPYETWDIRPLLEKDSSGQSMPSRHVFSATIISMACLHVSLPVGLACLLFSALLGLVRVLGGVHYPKDVLVGYACGLMWGFLFFLF; encoded by the coding sequence ATGAAAAATTATCAAGAATGGTATCGAAATATCAACTCTAGACTCACCAGCCATCCCACCCTTTTATTTCTATTGCGCAGTTTCAATCGTTTGATGACAGTCGCCATGCCCCTGGTCTATCTGATCTTGCTAGTCACCACTTGCCTGAAACTAGAACTTGGTCAGCAAGTTGGGGTTTATGTGCTTATTCCTGCATCAGGATTTGTGGTCTTGTCCCTGTTTCGTAAGAAAATCAACCACCCACGCCCTTATGAAACTTGGGACATCCGTCCCCTGCTTGAAAAAGATAGCTCGGGACAGTCGATGCCCAGCCGCCATGTCTTTTCGGCAACTATCATCTCTATGGCCTGTCTGCATGTTAGTCTACCTGTTGGCTTAGCATGCTTGCTCTTTTCAGCTTTGCTGGGCTTGGTGAGGGTTTTAGGGGGCGTTCATTATCCCAAGGATGTGCTGGTTGGGTATGCCTGTGGACTCATGTGGGGGTTTCTTTTCTTCCTATTCTGA
- a CDS encoding LytTR family DNA-binding domain-containing protein produces the protein MKLRIEIDGNLEETEIVIKTPTLTDEIADLQRLLQESKAPRLTFYKGTGEYYLDLSEILFFETEGSKIYAHNQKEAYEVRLKLYELESILPRYFSRVSKSTIANIRQIYSVDKSFSGTGTISFYQTHKEVHVSRHYQSLLKENLRNMR, from the coding sequence ATGAAGTTACGAATTGAGATTGACGGCAATTTAGAGGAGACTGAAATTGTCATCAAGACCCCCACTTTGACAGATGAAATTGCAGACTTGCAACGACTTTTGCAAGAGTCAAAGGCTCCGAGGTTGACTTTTTACAAGGGGACAGGTGAATATTATCTAGACCTGTCAGAAATTCTCTTCTTTGAAACTGAAGGGAGCAAGATCTACGCTCATAACCAGAAGGAAGCCTATGAAGTTCGTCTCAAACTTTATGAGTTGGAGTCTATCTTGCCTCGCTATTTTAGTCGAGTATCCAAGTCTACCATCGCCAACATCCGTCAAATCTACTCAGTGGACAAGTCCTTTTCAGGAACGGGCACCATTTCCTTTTATCAGACGCACAAGGAGGTTCATGTCTCACGACATTACCAATCCCTCCTAAAAGAAAATCTAAGAAACATGAGGTAA
- the rpsL gene encoding 30S ribosomal protein S12 yields the protein MPTINQLVRKPRKSKVEKSKSPALNVGYNSHKKVQTNVSSPQKRGVATRVGTMTPKKPNSALRKFARVRLSNLIEVTAYIPGIGHNLQEHSVVLLRGGRVKDLPGVRYHIVRGALDTAGVNDRKQGRSKYGTKRPKKA from the coding sequence ATGCCTACAATTAACCAATTGGTTCGCAAACCGCGTAAATCAAAAGTAGAAAAATCTAAATCACCAGCTTTGAACGTTGGTTACAACAGTCATAAAAAAGTTCAAACAAACGTTTCTTCACCACAAAAACGTGGTGTAGCAACTCGTGTTGGAACAATGACACCTAAAAAACCTAACTCTGCCCTTCGTAAATTCGCTCGTGTACGTTTGAGCAACCTTATCGAAGTTACTGCCTACATCCCAGGTATCGGACACAACTTGCAAGAGCACAGCGTGGTGCTTCTTCGCGGTGGACGTGTAAAAGACCTTCCAGGGGTACGTTACCATATCGTCCGTGGTGCACTTGATACTGCAGGTGTTAACGATCGTAAACAAGGCCGTTCTAAATACGGTACTAAACGTCCGAAAAAAGCATAA
- a CDS encoding ABC transporter ATP-binding protein: protein MTVIKVEKLSKKIKDKEILRNISFEINDGECVALIGPNGAGKTTLIDCLLGDKFVSSGQIAIQGFAPTDPRLKQLISILPQENTVVQDLKVKELLSFFQSIYPNSLSNQEIDDLLRFSDKQKNQLAGKLSGGQKRLFSFVLALIGRPKILFLDEPTAAMDTSTRQHFWEIVNQLKKNGVTIVYSSHYIEEVEHTADRILVLHKGELIRDTTPYAMRGEEQEKHFTVPLTYQEVISTLDQIQGLEIKQNALSFTTKEASQVWKVLQEQGCMIEEIEVRNRTLLDSIFETTQD, encoded by the coding sequence ATGACTGTGATTAAAGTTGAGAAATTGAGTAAGAAAATAAAAGACAAGGAGATCTTGCGGAACATCTCCTTTGAAATCAACGATGGTGAATGTGTCGCCTTGATCGGACCTAACGGAGCAGGTAAGACGACCTTGATTGATTGCCTCTTGGGCGACAAGTTCGTGAGCTCAGGTCAGATAGCTATTCAAGGCTTTGCACCAACAGATCCTCGATTAAAGCAGCTTATTTCTATCTTACCTCAAGAAAATACGGTGGTTCAAGACTTGAAAGTGAAAGAACTCTTATCCTTCTTTCAATCAATCTATCCAAACAGTCTCTCCAATCAAGAAATTGATGACTTGCTGAGATTTTCGGACAAACAGAAAAATCAGCTAGCGGGCAAGTTGTCTGGTGGGCAAAAACGTTTGTTCTCTTTCGTGTTGGCACTAATAGGTCGTCCGAAAATTCTATTTTTGGACGAACCAACTGCTGCCATGGATACCTCGACACGTCAGCATTTTTGGGAAATTGTCAATCAGTTAAAGAAAAATGGTGTCACCATTGTCTACTCTTCTCACTATATCGAAGAGGTAGAACATACGGCTGACCGCATTTTGGTCCTCCACAAGGGTGAATTGATCCGGGATACGACACCTTATGCCATGCGTGGTGAAGAACAAGAAAAACATTTTACGGTACCACTAACTTATCAGGAAGTTATCAGCACTTTGGACCAGATTCAAGGGCTTGAAATCAAGCAAAATGCTCTTTCCTTCACAACCAAAGAAGCCAGCCAGGTATGGAAAGTCTTGCAAGAACAGGGCTGCATGATCGAAGAAATTGAAGTTCGCAATCGAACTCTCTTAGACAGTATCTTCGAAACGACTCAAGACTAA
- the rpsG gene encoding 30S ribosomal protein S7 — protein MSRKNRAPKREVLPDPLYNSQLVTRLINRVMLDGKRGTAASIVYGAFEQIKEATGNDALEVFETAMENIMPVLEVRARRVGGSNYQVPVEVRPERRTTLGLRWLVTIARLRGEHTMQDRLAKEILDAANNTGAAVKKREDTHRMAEANRAFAHFRW, from the coding sequence ATGAGTCGTAAAAATAGAGCTCCAAAACGTGAAGTATTGCCAGATCCGCTTTACAATTCACAACTAGTTACTCGTCTTATCAACCGCGTTATGCTTGACGGTAAACGTGGTACAGCTGCTTCAATCGTTTACGGTGCTTTTGAGCAAATCAAAGAAGCTACTGGCAACGATGCACTTGAAGTATTTGAAACAGCTATGGAAAACATCATGCCTGTACTTGAAGTACGTGCACGTCGTGTTGGTGGATCTAACTACCAAGTCCCAGTTGAAGTTCGTCCAGAACGTCGTACAACACTTGGACTTCGTTGGTTGGTAACAATCGCTCGCCTTCGTGGTGAACACACAATGCAAGACCGTCTTGCAAAAGAAATCTTGGACGCTGCTAACAACACTGGTGCAGCTGTTAAGAAACGTGAAGACACTCACCGTATGGCTGAAGCTAACCGTGCCTTCGCACACTTCCGTTGGTAA
- a CDS encoding DAK2 domain-containing protein, whose amino-acid sequence MSKITTSLFQEMVQAASTRLNKQAEYVNSLNVFPVPDGDTGTNMGMTIENGAKEVADKPASTVGEVASILAKGLLMGARGNSGVITSQLFRGFSQAIKEKDELTGQDLALAFQSGVEVAYKAVMKPVEGTILTVSRGAAIGAKKKAEETDDAVEVMRAALEGAKRALAKTPEMLPVLKEVGVVDSGGQGLVFIYEGFLSALTGEYSASEDFVATPANMSEMINAEHHKSVAGHVATEDITFGYCTEIMVALKQGPTYSKDFDYDEFRNYLNDLGDSLLVVNDDEIVKVHVHTEDPGLVMQEGLKYGSLVKVKVDNMRNQHEAQVEKEAAQVSKPAEEKEYALIAVVAGQGLADIFRAQGVDYVIEGGQTMNPSTEDFIKAVEQVNARNIIFLPNNKNIFMAAQSAAEVLEQPAVVVEARTLPQGLTSLLAFDPSKSIEENKERMTAALGDVVSGSVTTAVRDTTIDGLAIHENDNLGMVDGKILVSNPDMHQTLTETLKHMLDEDSEIVTFYVGEDGSEELANEIAQEIAEEFEDVEVEIHQGQQPVYPYLFSVE is encoded by the coding sequence GTGTCAAAAATTACTACCAGTTTATTCCAAGAGATGGTGCAGGCTGCATCAACTCGTTTGAATAAGCAAGCAGAATATGTCAATTCATTAAACGTCTTTCCAGTTCCAGATGGAGATACTGGGACAAACATGGGAATGACCATCGAGAATGGTGCCAAAGAAGTAGCAGACAAGCCAGCTTCTACAGTTGGAGAAGTGGCGAGCATTCTTGCTAAGGGACTCTTGATGGGTGCGCGTGGAAACTCAGGAGTTATCACGTCTCAACTTTTCCGTGGATTTTCCCAAGCTATTAAGGAAAAAGACGAATTAACAGGTCAAGACTTGGCTCTTGCTTTCCAATCCGGTGTCGAAGTAGCCTACAAGGCAGTTATGAAACCAGTCGAAGGAACTATTTTGACAGTTTCTCGTGGTGCGGCCATTGGGGCTAAGAAAAAAGCTGAGGAGACAGATGATGCTGTTGAGGTCATGCGTGCAGCCTTAGAAGGTGCTAAGAGAGCTCTAGCTAAGACACCAGAAATGCTCCCAGTCTTGAAAGAGGTTGGTGTGGTGGACTCAGGTGGCCAAGGTTTGGTATTCATCTATGAAGGTTTCCTTTCAGCACTCACTGGTGAATACAGCGCTTCTGAGGACTTTGTAGCAACTCCTGCCAACATGAGTGAAATGATCAATGCTGAACACCACAAGTCAGTTGCTGGACATGTAGCGACTGAGGATATTACCTTCGGTTACTGTACGGAGATCATGGTAGCCCTCAAACAAGGTCCAACTTATTCTAAGGACTTTGACTACGATGAATTCCGTAACTACTTGAATGACCTTGGGGATTCTCTACTTGTTGTCAACGATGATGAGATTGTCAAAGTTCACGTCCATACCGAAGATCCAGGTCTTGTTATGCAAGAAGGGCTTAAATATGGTAGCTTGGTCAAGGTTAAAGTGGACAACATGCGCAACCAACACGAAGCACAAGTTGAAAAAGAAGCAGCACAAGTCAGCAAGCCAGCTGAAGAGAAGGAATATGCCCTTATCGCAGTAGTAGCTGGTCAAGGTTTAGCAGATATCTTCCGTGCCCAAGGTGTGGATTATGTTATCGAAGGTGGTCAGACGATGAACCCTTCAACAGAAGACTTTATCAAGGCTGTTGAACAGGTCAATGCTCGCAACATCATCTTCTTGCCGAACAACAAAAATATCTTTATGGCAGCTCAGTCTGCGGCTGAAGTGCTTGAACAACCTGCTGTTGTTGTAGAAGCTCGTACCCTTCCTCAAGGCTTGACTAGCCTTCTTGCTTTTGATCCAAGCAAGTCTATCGAAGAAAACAAAGAACGCATGACTGCAGCTCTTGGTGATGTAGTCAGCGGTAGTGTAACAACAGCTGTTCGTGACACAACTATCGATGGATTAGCAATTCATGAAAATGACAATCTTGGTATGGTAGATGGTAAGATTCTCGTATCAAATCCTGATATGCACCAAACTTTGACAGAAACTTTGAAACACATGCTAGACGAAGATAGTGAAATCGTGACTTTCTATGTCGGTGAAGATGGAAGCGAAGAACTTGCCAATGAAATTGCCCAAGAAATCGCAGAAGAATTTGAAGATGTTGAAGTAGAGATTCACCAAGGTCAACAACCTGTATATCCATATCTTTTCAGTGTGGAATAA
- a CDS encoding response regulator transcription factor: MKLLVAEDQSMLRDAMCQLLTFQPDVESVLQAKDGQEAIQLLEKESVDIAILDVEMPVKTGLEVLEWIRAEKPETKVVVVTTFKRPGYFERAVKAGVDAYVLKERSVADLMQTLHTVLEGRKEYSPELMEVVMTHPNPLTEQEIAVLKGIAQGLSNQEIADQLYLSNGTVRNYVTNILSKLEASNRTDAANIAKESGWL, from the coding sequence ATGAAACTACTTGTTGCAGAAGATCAAAGTATGTTGCGAGATGCCATGTGCCAGTTGCTTACCTTTCAACCAGATGTGGAATCCGTCCTACAAGCCAAGGATGGACAAGAAGCCATCCAACTCTTAGAAAAGGAGTCTGTGGATATCGCCATCCTTGACGTAGAAATGCCCGTTAAGACAGGTCTCGAAGTCTTGGAATGGATTCGAGCAGAAAAGCCAGAAACAAAGGTGGTTGTGGTGACGACCTTCAAGCGTCCTGGCTATTTTGAACGTGCGGTCAAGGCTGGAGTGGATGCTTATGTCTTAAAAGAAAGAAGCGTTGCAGATCTCATGCAAACCTTGCACACTGTTCTCGAAGGACGTAAGGAATATTCGCCTGAATTGATGGAAGTGGTGATGACGCATCCCAATCCGTTAACAGAACAAGAAATCGCTGTTTTAAAGGGAATTGCTCAGGGCTTGTCTAATCAAGAAATCGCAGACCAACTCTATCTATCAAATGGAACCGTCCGAAACTATGTCACCAATATTCTTTCGAAACTAGAAGCTAGTAATCGAACAGATGCAGCCAACATTGCAAAAGAATCTGGTTGGCTTTGA